DNA sequence from the Acidobacteriota bacterium genome:
AACACCATCACCAGCATTCAATGGGGGGCAGGCTATGCGCCGTATTTCGACACGCCTGTCCCGGCGGATTATGACGGCGACGGCAAAGCGGACTTGGCGATCTGGCGCGGCGCGGATTCGATCTGGTACATCCGCAAGTCATCGGATGGCGGGTTCATCCTCGACCTGTGGGGCGCGAATTATGCGCCCTACTTCGATGTGCCGACGCCGGGTGATTATGACGGCGATGGCAAGGCGGATCTTGCGGTGTGGCGGCGCTCGGGGACGTGGTTCGTCAAGCGCAGCACAGACGGTTCGTTCCTGATCCAAAACCAGGGACAAAGCGGCGACGTGCCGGTGCCGGCGTATGGTGTGCGCTGAGCAGGGTGGCGCTGCTTGCATCACAAACTGAATTTGCCTGTGCCCAATTCAGCTTGCGGTGGTGGTGGTTCAGTGACGCTCTTGTCTTTGGCTGTCAGGATCAAAAACAACGGGAGTGCGGATGACCGGGGCGGCCCTTTTGTCGGGGCCAATCCGGTCATCCGCACTCCCGCTGTTTATTGACAGGGGCGCGGCCTCTGTCATCGCTGACGTGAACGGTTCAGGTTATTTCACGACGGGTGTATCACCGGCTTGTCCGTGCGCCTGAATCAGGAACGCGCCATTCGTGCTGCGAATGACATACCAGGTGCCATTGCCGGGCCGCCAGACAGCGATGTCGGTCTTGCCATCGCCGTCGTAATCGCCCGGCACCGGTATATCGCCCAGTGCGGCGCTGCCCCATTGTGTCACTTGGAACTGGCCGTTGCTGCTCTTGAGCACGTACCAATTGCCATCGCCAGGACGCCAGACGGCGAAATCAGCCTTGCCATCGCCGTCATAATCGCCCGGCACGGGCACGTCGGTTCCCACCCCCCAGGCTTGTATCAACGCTTGTCCGTCGGAACTCTTGCGCACGAACCAGACGCCGGTTTGCCGCCGGAAGATGGCAATGTCGGTTTTGCCGTCACCGTCGTAATCCGCCGGCACCGCCACATCGTTGAAGGGCGCATTCGGACTGCCCCAGGATTGCACGATGAATTGACCGTCAGAGCTTTTCAAGATGTACCAGTTGCCATCCGAGGGCCGCCAGACGGCCAGATCGGTCTTGCCATCGCCGTCATAATCGCCGGGCACCGGGATGTCTGTGCCGACACCCCAGGCTTGCGTCAGGATTTGCGCGCTGCCGCTTTTGACGATGTACCAGACACCATCCGAACGACGGAAAACGGCGACATCCACTTTGCCATCGCCGTCGTAATCGCCCGGCACCGGCACATCGTTGAACGGCGCATTGCTGGTGCCCCAGTTGATGCTCGACAACGTGCCGTTCCCGCTGCGAATCGTCAGCCAGGTGCCCACCGGCCCACGCCACACGGTGAGATCGGTTTTGCCGTCGCCATCGTAATCGCCCTGCACCGCGCGCGAATTGACCAGCAACGTATAGCTGCGGCTGCCCACACAGCCATTGCCATCGGTCGCCGTCACCGTCAATGGGAAGCCGCCCGGTTGCGTGGGCGTGCCGCTCAACACACCGGCATTGAAACTCAATCCGGTCGGCAACGTGCCGGTCAACACAAAAGTATAAGGATCAATCCCGCCGGTGCCGGTGAAGGTGAGCGCCGGATAAAGTTGCCCCGGACGCCCGGCGGGCAAGGTGGCCGGATTCACCGTGATCGGCGCACAGGCCGCCACCGCGTAACTGTGCGTCACCATGCAACCACCCGCATCGGTCACTTTGACGGCAAAGGTGAAGTTGCCCACGGCGCTGGGAGTCCCGCTCAACACACCCGCCGGCGTCAGCGTCAGCCCCGTCGGCAATGTGCCGCCGTTTTGACTGAACGTGTAAGGCGCATTGCCGCCACTCGCCGTAAACGTCTGGCTGTACGACTGGCCGACGGAAGCCTGCGGCAACGCTTCGGGGTTGAGCGTGATCAATTGGCAGGTGATCGTCAGCGTGTAACTGCGCGTGCCGCTGCAACCATTCGAGTCGGTCGCCTTCAACGTGAAGCCGAAACTGCCCAACGTCGTGGGAGTCCCATTGAGTACGCCGCCTGAAGACAGCGCGATGCCCGGCGGCAGGCTGCCCGCGCTCACGCTGAAGTTATACGGCGCGGCGCCGCCATCCGCGAGGATCGAATGGATGTAAGTCTGTCCCACCGGCGCGGGCGCGAGGATCTGCGGGTTAAACGTGATCGTCGGGCACGCGCCAATCGCCAAGGTGTAGGGGCGCGTGTTGAAACAGCCATTCGCGTCGGTCGCTTTGACGGCGAAAGTGAAATTGCCCTGCTCAGCCGTTGTGCCGGACAAGACGCCCGCCGCCGACAAGCTCAATCCCACCGGCAACGCGCCGCTATCCAACGCGAAGCTGTATGGCGCAACGCCGCCACTGGCCGTCAGCGTTTGGCTGTATGCCACATTGGGCGCACCGGCAGGCAGCGTTGCCGGCGTGATCGTCAAGTTCGGGCAAGACGCCAGAAAGACGTAGGCCGCGCCTTGATCAAGGCTGGCGTTGATGTCTTTCAACCAGGAACCGACCACGGCATATTGCGCGCTGAGCGCGACGGCGATGCCGGTTTGATCGTCCGCCGCGCCGTCATTGGCTTTGAGCTTGGTCTGTTGAAACCAATTCGTGCCCGCGCGCACGAATTCATACGCCGAGCCTTGATCATTGATCTCTTCGCTGAACCCCAGATTATCAAAGGGCGCGCCCAGCAACGCCGTCTCGCCGATCAGCGCCACGGACGAAGCAAAGCCGTCATCCGCCGCGCCATCGTTGGCAATCAATTGCGCCTGCTCAGCCCAAGTCGTGCCGCTGCGCGTAAAAACGAAACCTGCGCCCTGATGCGCGGCCAGCGCGTTGGGCGCGCCGATGAGCGCCGTGTCGGCATTCAACGCCACCGCGTTGCCGAAGCGGTCATTCGCCGCCAGCGTGTTGTTGGTGAATTGTTGCTGGAACATCCACGTCGTGCCATCAGTCGTGAAGACATACGCCACGCCTTTGCCGCTCGCGCGTCCGGGCACGCCGATCAGCGCGGTATTGCCGTTGAGTGCCACGCCGTAGCCGAATTCATCCAGCGCCACGCCATCGCTCACCACACCATTCGTCGCCGTCAGCCGCGTCTGTTGCGTCCAGGTGCCAGCCGCGCGTTTGAAAACATAAGCCGCGCCCTGATCCGCATTCGCGCCGATGTCTTTTAACGAAGCGCCCACCAGCACCAGGTCGCCGACCAGCGAAACCGCATTGCCGAACCGATCATTCGCCTGCGGATCGTTGGGCACCAGCTTTTGCTCAAAGGCCCAGACCGTGCCCGTGCGCCGGAACACATACACCGAACCGGCATTGCTGCCCGCCGGTTTGTCATCAAAAGCGGCTCCGACCGCGATGACATCGCCGTCAATCGCGACGGACTGACCAAAGCTGTCACCGCCTAAACCATCGGGCGCGAGCAATTGCGCCTCTTGCGCCCAAGTCGCGCCACTGCGGCGGAAAACATACGCCGAACCCTGATTGGCGTTCGCGCCGATATTGTCGCCCGGCGCGCCGGCCACGACGGTATCGCCGCTGATCGCCACCGAACGGCCCAATTGATCGCTGCCTTCGCCATCGTTGGCAATCAGCCGCGCCTGTTGCACAAAACCATTGAGTTGCAAGGGCGCCTGGTCAAACCCCAATACGCGCGTCAACCCGCACAAAGCCCCCCAGAGCAAAGCCGTACAGAGCGCGAAGGCGAAAATGCGTTTGGTAAACTTGAATGATGAACGTGAACCTGCGGGGCTTGCTTGAAAAGAGGAAAACAAGCGCGAATCAAACATGGGTGATACATCCTTTCTGGACTTCAAATGGGGGCACAGGTTCGGAGGTGGGCACTGGCAAAGTAACAGAAAGAATGAACCGCGCAAAGCTGCAAAACATTAAAATTGACGGGCCTAAAATCAAATGTCGAATCGAAGTTCCCACCTGGGTACGCACCGCTTCCAGCGTGCAGGCTTGGACCAGGACGGATTGACGCTGAAGCAAAAAACCTCCGGTATGCTCGCGTCTTCTGCCTAGTCTGTACGCTGGAAGCGGTGCGTACCCAGAAAGACCAACGGCGCGCCTTCAGACTGAAGGCGCGCCGCCGTTGGCAAAGTTGATGGTGATTCTGCTCTAGCGCTCCTGCTGACCTTTCAGCTTGCGCAGATACGCCCCATCAACACCATGAATGCGCAGCTTGAGCAGATCATCCAGCGTCAAATTGTTGTAACCCTGAGCGCGCATTTCTTTGACGAACTTTTCATTGACGCCGTGAATGCGCAGCGCAATCAGCGTATCCACCGGAATGCGGCTATAACCAAGTTCATTCATCTCTTTGACGAATTGCGCATCGGCGCCGTGAATGCGCAACGCCACCAGTTTGTCGAAGGGCACGTTGTCATAGCCCATCTCTTTGACGCCGCGAATGAACTCTTCGTTGATGTTGTGAATGCGCATCGTCAGCAACTTGTCCGCCGACAGATCGCCGTAGCCCAGCGCCTTCGCCTTTTGAATGAACTCAGGGCTTACATTGTGAATACGAAAGGCCAGCAGCTTATCGGCAGGCAGATTGCTATAGCCAGCCGCAGCCAATCCGCGAATGAACTCGCCGTTGACCCGGTGAATGCCGAACGCGATCAGTTTGTCGAGCGACAGTTTGTCATAGCCAAACGATTTCAATTCGTTGATGAATTGCAACCCGACATTGTGCAGCGCCAGCGTAAAGAGCTTCTCGGTGGGAATCGTTTCGTAGCCCAGAGCGCGCATCGAACTGATAAAGCCGCTGTTCGCCGTGAAGCGGAATTCGCCGACGCCACGCCCTTCGCTAAATAGGCCGCTGAAAACGACCGTGCCCGCATCGCGCGCCAGTGTGAATTGGGTGTTGCCGCCCGCATTCGGGTTGAGACCGCTGAACTCTTCCAGGCGGAAGTTGTCGCTGCTCATGTTGTACCCGCCGTTGCGCTCGTTTTTGTTGAGGTTGAGCGTTAGCCAGAGCCGCGGCCCGTTGTCAGTCTGTTTTACTTTGGCCGTCCAATCGCCCGTGAGTGTTTCCTGCGCTGCCGTGATGACCGGCGCAGTGCGCGTCAAACCAAAGGCCAGCGCGGCCAGCGCCAGCGTCAAAGCAGTAATCAGCAAGGATCGTTTCATCATCAGCCCCTCTCGTTGTTGTTGAGTGTTTCTCTCAAGTGAGCGCAAACAGCCGGACAGATGAGCACGTCACTGCCGCAAGTAAAGCCCGGCTGCTTGCGCCGCCTGCTCTTCAGCGACTGCCTTTGAGCAAGATGTCGTCAATGCCGTGAATGCGCATCTCGATCATTTGATTGACCGAAACGTTTTTCAATCCAGCAGCGCGCAGCTTCTTGACGTAATCCGCCGTGACACCGTGGATGCGCATTTGAATCAACTGGTCTATCGTCAGATTCTCAAATCCCAACCCGCGCATCTCGCGCACAAAGGCTTCGTCAACACCGTGCAAGCTCATCTGCGACAGTTTGCGCAACGGCACATTGTCAAAACCGAGCGCCTTGATGCGGCGGGCGTAATCGGGCGACATCCCAGAAACGCGGAGTTGTTGCAGGTCGTTGACCGAAAGCTTTTCAGCGCTCAGGGCCTGCACCTCTTTGATGTAGGCTTCGCTGACATCGTGGATGCGCAGCGCGGTCAGTTGCTCTGGCGTCAGGTTGTCGTAGCCGTTCCGCCGCAACATCGCAATGTATTCCGGCGTCACTCCGTGCAGCCGCATTTGAGATAACCGGTTGAGCGTGAGGTTTTCAAAGCCAGCCTGCTTCAACGCTGCAATGTATTCAGGGGTCACCCCAGCCACACGCAATTGCACCAAGTCTTTGGCCGTGGCTTTATCAAAACCCCAACCGCGCACTTCTTTCACAAAAGCTTCGTCAATGCCGTGCGTGCGGAACTCTATCGCTTGACGCACGCTGAAATTCTCGAACCCGGCACGCTTCATCGCTTCGATGTATTCCGGCGTGACGTTATGAATTCTCATTTGGATGATCTGGTCAACATTTAACTCCCCACTCTGACCGCTGCCCTGCCCAGTGCCTTGGCCCTGGTTTTGCAGGCCGCCCACACTGTTCTTAATTCCGTCGCTAATACCGCGCCCAATGCCTTGACCTATACCTTGCCCGATGCCGCCGCCAATTCCTTGCCCGATTCCAACGCCAATACCTTGCCCGATACCTTGCCCGATTCCAACGCCAATACCTTGCCCGATACCTTGCCCGATTCCAACGCCAATACCTTGCCTGATTCCAACGCCAATACCTTGCCCGATACCTTGCCCGATGCCTTGCCCGATGCCTTCTTTAATGGATTGCTTGAGGCCTTCTTTGATTCCTTGCTTGATGGCTTGCCTGATTTCAGGCGCCGGCTGGCCCGGCGGATTCTGCTCAAGCCCCTGTAGCTCGTTTTGCCGCTCAGCCATCTTTGCGGCAAAGTCTTGTTGCAAGGCAGTGGCCGTTTTGACCTGTTGCTGCAAGGCAGCCAAACGCCGCTGTAACAATTGCCTGGCTCGGCGTGGCAAGCCGGGTTCGAGCGATTGCTGAAGCACTTGATCAAGCTCTGCCTGCTTCAACCCACGTTGCCGCTCCAACTCTGTCGCCGATGCTTTCAGCCAGGAAACTTCTTCACGACGCTGCTGCAATGGATTACCCGGCGGCGGCGGCCCTAACCGCTCTTCATCACTGGCTATTGGTTGCGCCGCAGAAACAGCAGCTTCGTTCTCATTCGCGGCGCTGCGCGGTTGCAATGCCGCCAGCGGCAGCAATAACCCAGCCACACCAATTAC
Encoded proteins:
- a CDS encoding VCBS repeat-containing protein; amino-acid sequence: NTITSIQWGAGYAPYFDTPVPADYDGDGKADLAIWRGADSIWYIRKSSDGGFILDLWGANYAPYFDVPTPGDYDGDGKADLAVWRRSGTWFVKRSTDGSFLIQNQGQSGDVPVPAYGVR
- a CDS encoding VCBS repeat-containing protein: MFDSRLFSSFQASPAGSRSSFKFTKRIFAFALCTALLWGALCGLTRVLGFDQAPLQLNGFVQQARLIANDGEGSDQLGRSVAISGDTVVAGAPGDNIGANANQGSAYVFRRSGATWAQEAQLLAPDGLGGDSFGQSVAIDGDVIAVGAAFDDKPAGSNAGSVYVFRRTGTVWAFEQKLVPNDPQANDRFGNAVSLVGDLVLVGASLKDIGANADQGAAYVFKRAAGTWTQQTRLTATNGVVSDGVALDEFGYGVALNGNTALIGVPGRASGKGVAYVFTTDGTTWMFQQQFTNNTLAANDRFGNAVALNADTALIGAPNALAAHQGAGFVFTRSGTTWAEQAQLIANDGAADDGFASSVALIGETALLGAPFDNLGFSEEINDQGSAYEFVRAGTNWFQQTKLKANDGAADDQTGIAVALSAQYAVVGSWLKDINASLDQGAAYVFLASCPNLTITPATLPAGAPNVAYSQTLTASGGVAPYSFALDSGALPVGLSLSAAGVLSGTTAEQGNFTFAVKATDANGCFNTRPYTLAIGACPTITFNPQILAPAPVGQTYIHSILADGGAAPYNFSVSAGSLPPGIALSSGGVLNGTPTTLGSFGFTLKATDSNGCSGTRSYTLTITCQLITLNPEALPQASVGQSYSQTFTASGGNAPYTFSQNGGTLPTGLTLTPAGVLSGTPSAVGNFTFAVKVTDAGGCMVTHSYAVAACAPITVNPATLPAGRPGQLYPALTFTGTGGIDPYTFVLTGTLPTGLSFNAGVLSGTPTQPGGFPLTVTATDGNGCVGSRSYTLLVNSRAVQGDYDGDGKTDLTVWRGPVGTWLTIRSGNGTLSSINWGTSNAPFNDVPVPGDYDGDGKVDVAVFRRSDGVWYIVKSGSAQILTQAWGVGTDIPVPGDYDGDGKTDLAVWRPSDGNWYILKSSDGQFIVQSWGSPNAPFNDVAVPADYDGDGKTDIAIFRRQTGVWFVRKSSDGQALIQAWGVGTDVPVPGDYDGDGKADFAVWRPGDGNWYVLKSSNGQFQVTQWGSAALGDIPVPGDYDGDGKTDIAVWRPGNGTWYVIRSTNGAFLIQAHGQAGDTPVVK
- a CDS encoding M56 family metallopeptidase, which translates into the protein MLNLSQTLAQALADLPVLPVVFDLALKSTVLLLLAWLVVRLLHKAAAALRHLVWSVALGGLLLLPLLSLALPGWRVTWWPAPLAAQVEVSVTESNETAAVQSTVAFEAVALSVVPLPRETVGALRQQLLTDAQVNAAAVLSPWWRRVLSSDWRQVLLWCWLAGLLAVLARVGLGTARLWWMTRAAWQITDGSWLALARRLAASLRLRRSITLLKSGGVSVPLTWGAWRSVVMLPAQADEWSDGCRSIVLLHELAHVKRRDCLTQLLAQVACALYWFNPLVWLAARRLRAERELACDDHVLGMGTKASEYANYLVEIAGAMRGQAETSPVAVGMACSQLESRVQAILNPCVRRGGLTRRVWLVAVIGVAGLLLPLAALQPRSAANENEAAVSAAQPIASDEERLGPPPPGNPLQQRREEVSWLKASATELERQRGLKQAELDQVLQQSLEPGLPRRARQLLQRRLAALQQQVKTATALQQDFAAKMAERQNELQGLEQNPPGQPAPEIRQAIKQGIKEGLKQSIKEGIGQGIGQGIGQGIGVGIRQGIGVGIGQGIGQGIGVGIGQGIGQGIGVGIGQGIGGGIGQGIGQGIGRGISDGIKNSVGGLQNQGQGTGQGSGQSGELNVDQIIQMRIHNVTPEYIEAMKRAGFENFSVRQAIEFRTHGIDEAFVKEVRGWGFDKATAKDLVQLRVAGVTPEYIAALKQAGFENLTLNRLSQMRLHGVTPEYIAMLRRNGYDNLTPEQLTALRIHDVSEAYIKEVQALSAEKLSVNDLQQLRVSGMSPDYARRIKALGFDNVPLRKLSQMSLHGVDEAFVREMRGLGFENLTIDQLIQMRIHGVTADYVKKLRAAGLKNVSVNQMIEMRIHGIDDILLKGSR